A portion of the Edaphobacter lichenicola genome contains these proteins:
- a CDS encoding SDR family oxidoreductase, with the protein MSDLYTLQDPTKQYPRPKFKRQTQGVPGLDKKLVPKADHGETSYRGSGRLPNRKALVTGGDSGIGRAAAIAFAREGADVAINYLPSEEADAKEVIALIEAEGRKAFALPGDLKDEKFCIKLVKEAHKKLGGLDILTCVAGRQHAVEKIADMTTKVFEETYRVNVFALFWMCKAALPLMPPGGTIITTASIQATHPSPSLLDYAPTKAAILAFTRALARQVAEDGIRVNCVAPGPVWTPLQTSGGQPAKKIPEFGSETPMKRPGQPVEMAPLYVLLASQESSYVTGEVYGATGGLEVS; encoded by the coding sequence ATGAGTGATCTTTATACGTTGCAGGACCCCACTAAGCAGTATCCCCGACCGAAGTTTAAGAGGCAGACGCAGGGGGTGCCCGGACTCGATAAAAAGTTGGTGCCGAAGGCCGACCACGGTGAGACCAGCTACCGTGGCAGTGGGCGACTGCCCAATCGTAAGGCGTTGGTGACAGGTGGGGATTCGGGAATTGGACGGGCGGCAGCGATTGCGTTTGCGCGTGAGGGGGCGGATGTCGCGATCAACTATCTGCCGAGTGAAGAGGCGGATGCGAAAGAGGTGATCGCCCTGATTGAAGCGGAGGGGAGAAAGGCGTTTGCTCTGCCGGGAGATTTGAAGGATGAGAAGTTCTGCATCAAGCTGGTCAAAGAGGCCCACAAGAAGCTCGGCGGTCTGGATATTCTGACATGTGTTGCGGGCAGACAGCATGCGGTGGAGAAGATTGCTGACATGACGACGAAGGTTTTTGAGGAGACCTATCGCGTGAACGTGTTTGCTCTGTTCTGGATGTGCAAGGCGGCATTGCCGTTGATGCCACCGGGCGGGACGATCATTACGACAGCATCGATTCAGGCGACCCATCCCAGCCCGAGTCTGCTTGACTATGCTCCTACCAAGGCTGCGATTCTTGCCTTCACACGCGCGCTGGCTCGGCAGGTTGCGGAGGACGGGATCCGAGTGAACTGCGTTGCTCCTGGGCCGGTTTGGACTCCATTGCAGACGAGCGGTGGGCAGCCGGCGAAGAAGATTCCGGAGTTCGGGTCGGAGACTCCGATGAAACGGCCGGGCCAGCCGGTGGAGATGGCGCCGTTGTATGTGCTTCTGGCTTCGCAGGAGTCGAGCTATGTTACGGGCGAGGTGTATGGAGCTACGGGTGGCCTGGAGGTATCGTAG
- a CDS encoding DUF4097 family beta strand repeat-containing protein: MRLTSARSTGLAPVLAVALFAAAASTSFGQNNEHEWQKDYPLSGAASLTAQTGDSHLAIHSCGDCKAIQVRVHSGRDLNRYVLEERQEGNHVFFSLKEKPHMGVVIHWTEKEATQVSIETPASLELDARTSDGNLSVAGLTGSLKVHSSDGRVSLEDVHGDLRLTASDGNVTVHNASGTIDARGSDGHMKVDGQFTAVNLHTSDGGLDFVLATGSQLTAASSIESSDGSVSVVVPRNLAADLDISTHDGRINCALPITTDNYNSADSGGHHLHGHLNAGGVPLSIHTSDGNLNIASL; this comes from the coding sequence ATGCGCCTTACGTCTGCCCGGTCTACGGGCCTCGCTCCAGTGTTGGCGGTAGCTTTGTTTGCTGCTGCAGCGTCCACTTCTTTTGGCCAGAACAATGAGCACGAGTGGCAGAAGGATTATCCGCTCAGCGGTGCCGCTTCACTTACCGCTCAGACTGGCGACAGCCATCTGGCTATTCACTCGTGTGGGGATTGCAAGGCAATTCAGGTTCGTGTGCACTCGGGGAGAGATCTCAATCGGTATGTGCTCGAAGAGCGTCAGGAGGGCAACCATGTCTTTTTTTCTCTGAAAGAAAAACCGCATATGGGCGTGGTTATTCATTGGACAGAGAAGGAGGCGACGCAGGTGAGCATAGAGACTCCGGCGAGCCTGGAGCTTGATGCGAGGACGTCGGATGGGAATTTGTCGGTGGCGGGTTTGACCGGCAGCCTGAAGGTGCACTCCAGCGATGGCAGAGTTTCACTCGAGGATGTTCATGGAGACCTGCGGTTGACCGCTTCTGATGGAAATGTGACTGTCCATAACGCCAGCGGAACGATTGATGCGAGGGGTTCGGATGGGCATATGAAGGTTGACGGCCAGTTCACTGCTGTCAATCTGCATACCAGTGATGGAGGTCTCGACTTTGTGCTCGCGACGGGTTCGCAGTTGACTGCCGCATCCAGTATTGAGAGCTCCGATGGCAGCGTGTCAGTTGTGGTCCCCCGGAATCTCGCTGCCGATCTTGATATTTCGACGCATGATGGACGAATTAACTGCGCACTCCCGATTACGACAGACAACTACAACAGCGCTGATTCGGGAGGGCACCATCTTCATGGACATCTGAACGCGGGCGGAGTTCCGTTGAGCATTCATACTTCGGACGGAAACTTGAATATCGCTAGTCTCTAG
- a CDS encoding M61 family metallopeptidase — protein MTRRTALLPLALLTLGTPGLLRAQQAPIQITADLSEAPRKIYHAEVDIPVQPGPISLTTPKWIPGNHRPTGPVDDITGVVFTANGKVLPWRRDDEDLYEFHVTVPEGVTTLHAHLDCIVTSRVSDKLAVLEWEKLLLYPAKTPVKDIAIQPSVKVPAGWGIGTALTPTDGYDPQNPKGGTTHYAPTTVEQLEDSPVITGQYFHEFALAPEVTPKHYIDVVSDSPEDSKLRPALLAELNNLVRETGAAYNSRHYNVYHFLLTLSDVAGGEGLEHGQSSDNGVDEKGFSDADHQLPEADLLSHEFTHSWNGKYRRPFNLYQDDFEKMQQGSLLWVYEGMTHYLGNVLAARSGLKSQEQYREMLALSAANLDYKPGRDWRSTEDTAIAASILRGGNPAWSNWKRGQDYYQEGELFWLDADTLIREKTNNKKSLTDFLHIFLGKGGNTGPLIVTYNRDELVADLNQVVPYDWATFIHERIDNLNTRADLAGIERGGYKLVYTDKPSKSERTVASTYARYGIGTNAWYSLGIRVNKEGNITDVRWNGPADKAKLFPGQKIIAINGNVFSNDALKSAIKQAKGTSEPIHFILQSDTFVTTADVDYHDGERYPTLVRVEGAHDYLDDITKPLAKSEPIPAEKKDPDSQTE, from the coding sequence ATGACCAGACGCACAGCTCTCCTGCCTCTAGCTCTCCTCACCCTTGGAACCCCCGGCCTTCTGCGAGCCCAGCAGGCTCCCATCCAGATCACCGCAGACCTCTCCGAAGCTCCCCGCAAGATCTACCACGCCGAGGTCGACATCCCCGTCCAGCCCGGCCCCATCTCTCTCACGACCCCCAAGTGGATCCCCGGCAACCATCGCCCCACCGGCCCGGTCGACGACATCACCGGCGTCGTCTTCACCGCCAACGGCAAGGTTCTCCCCTGGCGCCGCGACGACGAAGACCTATACGAGTTCCACGTAACTGTCCCCGAAGGCGTCACCACTCTCCACGCCCACCTCGACTGCATCGTCACCTCCCGCGTCAGCGACAAGCTCGCCGTCCTCGAATGGGAGAAGCTCCTCCTCTATCCCGCAAAGACGCCAGTAAAAGACATCGCAATTCAACCCTCCGTCAAAGTCCCGGCAGGCTGGGGCATCGGCACCGCGCTCACTCCAACTGACGGATACGATCCGCAGAATCCCAAGGGCGGCACAACCCACTACGCCCCCACCACCGTCGAGCAGCTCGAAGACTCCCCCGTCATCACCGGCCAGTACTTCCACGAGTTCGCCCTCGCACCCGAGGTCACCCCGAAGCACTACATCGACGTCGTCTCCGACTCACCCGAAGACTCCAAACTCCGCCCCGCCCTCCTCGCTGAGCTCAACAACCTCGTCCGCGAAACCGGTGCCGCTTACAACTCCCGCCACTACAACGTCTACCACTTTCTCCTCACTCTCTCCGACGTAGCAGGTGGTGAAGGTCTTGAGCACGGCCAGTCCTCCGACAACGGCGTCGACGAAAAGGGCTTCTCGGACGCCGACCACCAGCTTCCCGAGGCCGACCTGCTCTCCCACGAGTTCACCCACTCCTGGAACGGCAAATATCGCCGCCCCTTCAACCTCTACCAGGACGACTTCGAGAAGATGCAGCAAGGCTCACTCCTCTGGGTCTACGAAGGCATGACGCACTATCTCGGCAACGTCCTCGCCGCCCGCTCCGGCCTCAAGTCGCAGGAGCAGTATCGCGAAATGCTCGCCCTCTCCGCCGCTAACCTCGACTACAAGCCTGGCCGCGACTGGCGCAGCACCGAAGACACCGCCATCGCTGCCAGCATCCTCCGCGGAGGCAATCCCGCCTGGTCCAACTGGAAGCGCGGCCAGGACTACTACCAGGAGGGCGAACTCTTCTGGCTCGACGCCGACACCCTTATCCGCGAAAAGACCAACAACAAAAAATCCCTCACCGACTTCCTGCACATATTCCTCGGCAAAGGCGGCAACACCGGCCCACTCATCGTCACCTACAACCGCGACGAGCTCGTAGCCGACCTCAATCAGGTCGTTCCCTACGACTGGGCCACCTTCATCCACGAGCGCATCGACAACCTGAACACCCGCGCTGACCTCGCCGGCATCGAACGTGGCGGCTATAAGCTCGTCTACACCGATAAGCCCTCAAAGTCCGAACGCACAGTCGCCTCCACCTACGCACGCTATGGCATTGGCACCAATGCGTGGTACTCCCTCGGCATCCGAGTCAACAAGGAAGGCAACATCACGGACGTCCGCTGGAATGGCCCTGCCGACAAGGCAAAACTCTTCCCCGGCCAGAAGATCATCGCCATCAACGGCAACGTCTTCTCCAACGACGCGCTCAAATCCGCAATCAAGCAGGCGAAGGGAACCTCTGAGCCCATCCACTTCATCCTTCAGAGCGACACCTTCGTCACCACTGCCGACGTTGACTACCATGACGGCGAACGCTACCCCACTCTCGTCCGAGTAGAAGGCGCCCACGACTACCTCGACGACATCACCAAACCCCTGGCCAAATCCGAACCCATCCCCGCAGAGAAGAAGGATCCTGACAGCCAAACCGAATAG
- a CDS encoding glutathione peroxidase: MSTAALYDIPVSKITGEGTSLAEHRGKVLLVVNVASKCGLTPQYDALEKLYTRFQNSGFVVCGFPANDFGAQEPGSNEDIQAFCKSTFGVNFPMFSKITVTGPDTHPLYQSLIAAEPKAISPGREAFRQNLNGFLQKSGATTNPEPGILWNFEKFLIDRNGKVVARFSPEVLPDDPAVIAAIESALNS, translated from the coding sequence ATGTCCACTGCTGCCCTCTACGACATTCCCGTCAGCAAAATCACCGGTGAAGGCACCTCCCTCGCCGAACATCGCGGTAAGGTCCTCCTCGTCGTCAACGTAGCCTCCAAATGCGGCCTCACCCCCCAGTACGACGCTCTCGAGAAGCTCTACACCCGCTTCCAGAACTCCGGATTCGTCGTTTGCGGCTTTCCTGCCAACGACTTCGGCGCTCAGGAGCCAGGCTCCAACGAAGACATCCAGGCCTTCTGCAAGTCCACCTTCGGCGTCAACTTCCCCATGTTCTCAAAGATCACCGTCACCGGCCCCGATACCCACCCCCTCTACCAGTCCCTCATCGCCGCTGAACCCAAAGCCATCAGCCCGGGCCGCGAAGCCTTCCGCCAAAACCTCAATGGCTTCCTCCAGAAGAGCGGCGCCACCACCAACCCCGAACCCGGCATCCTCTGGAACTTCGAAAAGTTCCTCATCGATCGCAACGGCAAGGTCGTAGCCCGCTTCTCCCCAGAAGTCCTGCCCGATGACCCCGCAGTCATCGCAGCCATTGAATCCGCCCTCAACTCTTAG
- a CDS encoding APC family permease: protein MSLTDSIIGKPLATSEERAEHVGVAAGIPIFGLDALTSAAYGPEAAMTLLIPLGLAGANYIVPVISAILILLIIVFFSYRQTIAAYPNGGGSYTVASENLGEGAGLLAAAALMIDYILTAAVGISAGVTALTSAVPSLAPHTLAFCLLILTILALVNMRGVKDTGTAFIVPTFLFVGTLLILIGVGVYRTILSHGHPIPVMAPPPAMPAVVKYLGLWLLLKTFASGCAAMTGVEAVSNGVMAFGEPRAKKAQSTLTIIIAILIVLLFGIAYLSRAYGITAMEPTANQYQSVLSILTSAVFGRGWFYYLTSASVLVALSLSANTAFADFPRLARAIALHDYLPHVFILRGRRLLYSHGVYALTGFTAVILILFGGVTDRLIPLYAIGAFLAFTLSQAGMVVHWMKMEKHNGRLWHAFVNGFGAVATGVTTIVVLLAKFAAGAWVTALLVPALIGIMWVVKRHYSRVKREMADRTPLNLVNLQEPIVVIPMARWDRITEKAMRFGLLLSKDIKVVHVHSDDDEDGGLAEIWDDLVMAPINKEGLQKPELVTIPSSYRFIINPLMDYILELEEKNPGRKVAVLLPELVVRHWWENALHNQRVQLLKLLLLVKGNQRIVVVNIPWYL from the coding sequence ATGTCATTAACAGACTCAATAATTGGTAAACCCTTAGCAACGAGTGAAGAGCGAGCGGAACATGTTGGCGTCGCGGCTGGAATTCCGATCTTCGGCCTGGATGCTCTGACGAGCGCGGCATACGGGCCTGAGGCAGCGATGACGCTGCTGATTCCGCTGGGGCTGGCCGGGGCGAATTACATCGTGCCGGTAATCTCGGCGATTTTGATCCTGCTGATAATTGTTTTCTTCAGCTATCGGCAGACGATTGCTGCTTATCCGAACGGCGGTGGGTCGTACACGGTGGCGAGCGAGAACCTGGGTGAAGGCGCAGGCTTGCTGGCTGCTGCTGCGCTGATGATCGACTATATTTTGACGGCGGCGGTGGGGATCTCGGCGGGGGTGACGGCTTTGACATCAGCGGTGCCGAGTCTGGCTCCGCATACGCTGGCGTTCTGCCTGTTGATTCTGACAATTCTGGCACTTGTGAATATGCGCGGGGTGAAGGACACGGGGACCGCGTTTATTGTTCCGACGTTTTTGTTTGTGGGTACACTGCTGATCCTGATCGGTGTGGGCGTCTACCGGACGATTCTTTCGCACGGCCATCCGATCCCTGTCATGGCTCCGCCTCCGGCGATGCCCGCAGTGGTGAAGTATCTCGGACTGTGGCTGTTGCTGAAGACATTTGCCAGCGGCTGCGCGGCGATGACCGGGGTTGAGGCGGTGTCAAACGGTGTGATGGCCTTTGGCGAACCTCGCGCGAAGAAGGCGCAGAGTACGCTAACGATCATCATCGCGATACTGATTGTGCTGCTGTTTGGAATTGCGTATCTGTCACGGGCGTATGGAATTACGGCGATGGAGCCGACCGCGAACCAATATCAGAGCGTGTTGAGTATTTTGACGTCTGCGGTGTTCGGCAGAGGATGGTTCTACTATCTGACTTCGGCCTCAGTACTGGTGGCGCTGTCCTTGAGTGCGAATACTGCTTTTGCGGATTTTCCAAGGCTGGCACGAGCGATTGCGCTGCATGATTATTTACCGCATGTCTTCATTCTGCGTGGGCGCCGGTTGTTGTACTCGCATGGAGTCTATGCTCTGACTGGATTCACGGCGGTGATCCTGATCCTGTTCGGTGGTGTGACGGACCGGTTGATTCCTTTGTATGCCATCGGCGCTTTCCTTGCATTCACACTCTCGCAGGCCGGGATGGTGGTGCATTGGATGAAGATGGAGAAGCACAACGGACGCCTGTGGCATGCGTTCGTGAATGGGTTCGGCGCTGTTGCGACGGGTGTTACGACGATCGTGGTGCTGCTCGCGAAGTTTGCGGCAGGAGCGTGGGTGACGGCGCTGCTGGTGCCTGCGCTGATCGGGATCATGTGGGTGGTGAAGCGGCACTACTCCCGGGTGAAGCGAGAGATGGCCGATAGGACGCCGTTGAACCTGGTTAATCTGCAGGAGCCGATTGTGGTGATTCCAATGGCGCGGTGGGACCGGATCACGGAGAAGGCGATGCGGTTCGGGCTGTTGCTGTCGAAGGATATCAAGGTAGTCCATGTGCACTCGGATGACGATGAGGATGGAGGGCTGGCTGAGATCTGGGACGATCTGGTGATGGCGCCGATCAACAAGGAAGGCTTGCAAAAGCCAGAGTTGGTGACGATTCCGTCGTCGTACCGGTTCATCATCAATCCTTTGATGGATTACATTCTGGAGCTTGAGGAGAAGAATCCGGGGCGAAAGGTTGCGGTGCTGCTGCCGGAGCTTGTGGTGCGGCACTGGTGGGAGAATGCGCTGCATAATCAGCGGGTTCAGTTGCTGAAGCTGCTGCTGCTGGTGAAGGGAAATCAGAGGATTGTGGTGGTAAATATTCCCTGGTATTTGTGA
- a CDS encoding cysteine desulfurase family protein, with translation MRRIYMDANATTPLLPEVFEAMRPFFLEHYGNASSIHQQGQFARAAVDHARDTIARLLHCRTSEIVFTSGGTESDNLALFGTLSGTLHTLKNEPAHLITTSIEHDAILRAAESLAKNNVEVTFLPSTPQGVVEPAALLAAIRPNTKLVSVMFANNETGVIQPIETLAAIAHAAGALFHTDAVQAVGRLPLDLSPKGPLKDVDLLTISGHKIYAPKGIGALFVRRNVRLTPMLHGGSHERQRRAGTENVAGIVALGKAAELANTWLTEDSPTKNSTDTINPGGPSFAPSAKGGLSRDNATHSTPAELTALRDRLEQGILAQVEECGINGDGAPRVSNTTNLYFDHVEAEALVIALDLKGLSVSGGSACQSGATEPSHVLTAMGLSPTRARASIRFSLSRLTTAEEIDEALTLIPAAVARLRDLSPTWNKSTTLTPA, from the coding sequence ATGCGCCGAATCTACATGGACGCGAACGCGACCACCCCTCTGCTCCCCGAGGTCTTCGAAGCGATGCGCCCGTTCTTCCTGGAGCACTACGGCAACGCCAGCTCCATCCATCAACAAGGACAGTTCGCCCGCGCCGCAGTCGATCACGCCCGCGACACCATCGCCCGTCTCCTTCACTGCCGCACCTCCGAGATCGTCTTCACCTCCGGCGGCACCGAGAGCGACAACCTCGCGCTCTTCGGCACACTCAGCGGCACGCTCCATACCTTAAAAAACGAGCCCGCCCACCTCATCACCACCAGCATCGAGCACGACGCCATCCTTCGCGCCGCCGAGTCCCTGGCGAAGAACAACGTCGAAGTCACCTTTCTCCCTAGCACCCCGCAGGGAGTCGTCGAACCAGCAGCGCTCCTCGCCGCAATCCGCCCCAACACGAAGTTAGTCAGCGTCATGTTCGCCAACAACGAGACCGGCGTCATCCAGCCCATCGAAACGCTGGCCGCCATCGCTCACGCTGCCGGTGCTCTCTTCCACACAGACGCCGTTCAAGCCGTAGGCCGTCTCCCCCTCGACCTCAGCCCCAAAGGCCCGCTCAAGGACGTCGATCTCCTCACCATCTCCGGACACAAGATCTACGCCCCTAAGGGAATCGGCGCCCTCTTCGTCCGCCGCAACGTTCGCCTGACGCCTATGCTCCACGGCGGCTCACACGAGCGCCAACGCCGCGCCGGCACCGAAAACGTAGCCGGCATCGTCGCCCTCGGCAAAGCCGCCGAACTAGCCAACACCTGGCTCACCGAAGACAGCCCTACCAAAAATTCAACCGACACGATAAATCCGGGTGGCCCATCCTTCGCGCCTTCTGCGAAGGGTGGGTTATCGCGCGACAACGCGACCCACTCCACCCCGGCAGAACTCACCGCTCTCCGCGACCGCCTCGAACAAGGAATCCTCGCTCAAGTTGAAGAGTGCGGCATCAACGGCGATGGCGCTCCTCGCGTCTCGAACACCACCAACCTCTACTTCGACCACGTAGAAGCTGAAGCACTCGTCATCGCCCTCGACCTCAAAGGTCTCTCGGTCAGCGGAGGCTCCGCCTGCCAGTCCGGCGCCACCGAACCCTCCCACGTCCTCACCGCCATGGGCCTTTCGCCCACACGCGCACGCGCCAGCATCCGCTTCTCCCTCTCCCGCCTCACCACCGCCGAAGAGATCGACGAAGCCCTCACCCTCATCCCCGCCGCAGTTGCCCGCCTCCGCGACCTCAGCCCCACCTGGAACAAGTCCACGACCCTCACTCCCGCATAG